The Cyprinus carpio isolate SPL01 chromosome B17, ASM1834038v1, whole genome shotgun sequence genome has a window encoding:
- the LOC109060369 gene encoding G-protein coupled receptor 135-like yields MDLPGISNASVDNMSGSGFILEIVTIKAVVNSLSTQASNYTAAGEVPSNTPVRSSEGNSVLQGIAVAAQALLLLAIFLLSSLGNSVVVVVIIKHRQLRTVTNAFIMSLSLSDFLTAVLCLPFSFMMLFSKDGKWMFGDPFCVANGFFNTCFGIISTLTMTLISFDRYYAIVRQPQAKIGRRRAIQLLTAVWFCAVVFSFPWYLLMETSRRLVVHKPGFYHCMYVFHSGTSRMGTAYSVALIVACYLLPFALMCFCHYNICKTVRLSEIRVRPVTTYAHLLRFYSEMRTATTVLIMIVFIIFCWGPYCLMGIITALGSYSFNPAMDTVAILMAWANGAINPLIYAIRNPNISMLLGRSREEGYRTRNIAAYLSTQTQRRDSVRNRADRIRDRYVSRHGANSRLSSSSPANGGDVAMWACKNPAVFFCRDAHPDTITEPAVPKVETADTSL; encoded by the coding sequence ATGGATCTCCCCGGCATCAGCAACGCGAGCGTGGACAACATGTCGGGCTCGGGCTTCATTTTAGAGATCGTGACCATCAAAGCCGTTGTAAACAGCCTGAGCACTCAGGCCAGCAACTACACAGCCGCGGGCGAGGTGCCCAGCAACACCCCGGTGAGGAGTTCGGAGGGGAACTCGGTTCTCCAGGGCATCGCGGTGGCCGCGCAGGCGCTGCTGCTCCTGGCCATCTTCTTACTGTCCAGTCTGGGTAATTCAGTGGTCGTGGTGGTTATAATCAAACACAGGCAGTTGAGAACGGTCACTAACGCGTTCATCATGTCCCTGTCCCTCTCCGATTTCCTCACGGCCGTTCTTTGCTTACCCTTCTCCTTCATGATGCTCTTCAGCAAGGATGGCAAGTGGATGTTTGGGGATCCCTTTTGCGTCGCCAACGGCTTCTTCAACACCTGCTTCGGCATCATCTCCACCCTGACCATGACTCTCATCTCATTCGACCGCTATTATGCTATCGTCAGGCAGCCGCAAGCTAAAATCGGCCGCAGGAGAGCGATCCAGCTCCTGACGGCCGTTTGGTTCTGCGCGGTGGTCTTCTCGTTTCCTTGGTACCTGCTTATGGAGACCTCCAGGCGCTTGGTGGTGCACAAACCGGGGTTTTACCATTGCATGTACGTGTTCCACTCTGGCACCTCCAGGATGGGCACTGCATACAGCGTAGCTTTAATAGTAGCGTGTTACCTGCTTCCCTTCGCCCTCATGTGCTTCTGCCACTACAACATCTGCAAAACCGTCCGGCTGTCGGAGATCAGGGTGCGGCCGGTGACCACTTACGCGCACCTGTTGCGCTTCTACAGCGAGATGCGCACCGCCACCACCGTGCTCATTATGATCGTGTTCATCATCTTCTGCTGGGGGCCCTACTGCCTGATGGGCATCATCACCGCGCTCGGGAGCTACTCCTTCAATCCTGCTATGGATACCGTGGCCATCTTGATGGCGTGGGCTAACGGTGCCATCAACCCGCTGATTTACGCCATAAGGAACCCGAATATATCCATGCTGTTGGGTCGGAGCAGAGAGGAGGGATACAGGACTAGAAACATCGCCGCGTACCTGTCCACGCAGACGCAGCGCAGGGACTCGGTCCGGAACCGGGCGGACCGGATTAGAGACCGGTACGTGAGCCGCCACGGCGCAAACAGCCGTCTGTCTTCCTCCAGCCCGGCCAACGGCGGAGATGTGGCCATGTGGGCCTGTAAAAACCCGGCGGTGTTCTTCTGTAGAGATGCGCATCCGGATACGATCACTGAACCAGCGGTGCCCAAAGTTGAGACTGCTGACACCAGTTTGTAA
- the LOC109060370 gene encoding disheveled-associated activator of morphogenesis 1-like isoform X1 produces the protein MMAPRKRGGRGLSFLCCCLKKSNHPEITYRLRHDSNFTLQTMEPTLPIPPTEELDAMFTELVDELDLTEKHREAMFALPAEKKWQIYCSKKKEQEENKGATSWPEFYIDQINSMAARKSLLALEKEDEEERNKTIESLKTALRTQPMRFVTRFIDLDGLTCILNFLKTMDYETTESQIHTSLIGCIKALMNNSQGRAHVLAHSESINIIAQSLATENIKTKVAVLEIMGAVCLVPGGHKKILEAMLHYQKFACERTRFQTLLNDLDKSTGRYRDEVNLKTAIMSFINAVLSQGAGETSLEFRIHLRYEFLMLGIQPVIDKLRSHENSTLDRHLDFFEMLRNEDELALAKRFENVHIDTKSATQVFDLIRKRINHTDAFPHFMSVLQHCLHMPYKRNGNTVQYWLLLDRIVQQIVLQNDKGHDPDVAPLENFDVKNVVRMLVNENEVKQWKEQAEKMRKEHNELQQKLEKKERECDAKALEKEEMMQTLNKMKEKLEKESSEHKLVKQQVADLSVRLHEMSNRTNIPGGPPLVPLANGSIPPPPPGLAGIPPPPPPGGAPPPPPPPPGGPPPPPGLPGFGAPPLPGELLGSTLKKKNIPQPSNPLKSFNWTKLSENKLEGTVWLDLDDLKVFKQLDLEDIEKTFSAYQRQQDSLLNIFRRKESEDDTVTSKKVRELSVIDGRRAQNCNILLSKLKLSNEEIKRAILTMDEQEDLPKDMLEQLLKFVPEKSDVDLLEEHKHELERMAKADRFLYEMSRIDHYQQRLQSLYFKKKFAERIAEIKPKVEALSKASKEVLQSKNLRQLLEVVLAFGNYMNKGQRGSAYGFRVSSLNKIADTKSSIDKNVTLLHYLITILEQKYPKVSLIHEDLHDVPVAAKVNMTELEKEINNLRTGLKSVETELEYQKSQPQTYGDKFVSVVSQFITVAGFSFSEAEDSLQDAKDLFEKAVKHFGEDATRMQPDEFFGIFDQFLQAFSEAKQDNENMRRRKEEEERRARMEAQLKEQREKERKARKAKENCEEDGEFDDLVSALRSGEVFDKDLSKMKHNRKRPVKQSAESSRERPITKLNF, from the exons ATGATGGCCCCACGTAAGCGAGGAGGGCGGGGCCTGTCATTCCTCTGTTGCTGTCTAAAGAAGAGTAACCATCCTGAGATCACCTACCGCCTCCGTCATGACAGCAACTTCACACTGCAAACCATGGAGCCCACCCTGCCCATCCCCCCCACCGAGGAACTGGATGCCATGTTCACTGAACTGGTG GATGAGCTGGATCTCACAGAAAAACATAGAGAGGCCATGTTTGCCCTTCCTGCCGAGAAGAAATGGCAAATCTACTGTAGCAAGAAAAAG GAACAGGAAGAGAATAAGGGGGCGACCAGCTGGCCTGAATTCTACATCGATCAGATCAATTCTATGGCTGCT AGGAAGTCCCTGCTGGCCCTAGAgaaggaggatgaggaggagaggaATAAGACCATAGAGAGCTTGAAAACTGCTCTCCGCACACAGCCAATGAG GTTTGTGACACGCTTCATAGATCTTGATGGACTGACGTGCATCTTGAACTTCCTGAAAACGATGGACTACGAGACCACCGAATCTCAGATCCACACCTCGCTGATCGGCTGCATTAAAGCCCTGATGAACAACTCTCAGGGACGTGCCCATGTGCTCGCACATTCAGAAAGCATCAACATCATCGCTCAGAGCTTGGCCACCGAGAACATCAAGACCAAAGTGGCTGTCCTGGAGATCATGGGTGCTGTTTGCTTGGTGCCCGGAGGACACAAGAAAATCCTAGAAGCCATGTTGCACTATCAGAAGTTTGCCTGCGAACGGACTCGATTTCAG ACCCTTCTAAATGACTTGGACAAGAGTACGGGCCGCTACAGAGATGAGGTGAACCTCAAGACGGCAATCATGTCCTTCATCAACGCGGTCCTCAGTCAAGGAGCAGGGGAG ACCAGTTTGGAGTTCAGAATTCATTTGCGGTATGAATTTCTAATGCTGGGCATCCAACCAGTGATTGATAAATTACGGTCCCATGAAAACTCCACGTTAGATCG GCATTTGGACTTCTTTGAGATGCTCCGAAATGAAGATGAATTAGCCCTCGCTAAGCGGTTTGAAAAT GTTCATATAGACACTAAAAGTGCTACTCAGGTGTTCGATCTCATCCGAAAGAGGATAAACCACACGGACGCCTTCCCGCACTTTATGTCCGTCTTACAGCACTGTCTTCATATGCCTT ACAAAAGAAATGGAAATACTGTGCAGTACTGGCTCCTCCTCGACCGAATTGTCCAGCAGATTGTCCTACAGAACGACAAGGGTCATGACCCCGATGTGGCTCCCCTTGAGAACTTCGACGTGAAGAACGTAGTGCGAAT GTTGGTAAACGAGAACGAGGTGAAACAATGGAAAGAGCAAGCGGAAAAAATGAGAAAAG AACATAATGAACTTCAGCAGAAGCTGGAGAAGAAAGAAAGGGAGTGTGATGCAAAAGCCCTAGAGAAGGAAGAAATGATGCAAACTCTCAATAAGATGAAAGAGAAGCTGGAGAAGGAAAGCAGTGAACATAAGCTTGTTAAGCAGCAAGTTGCTGACCTTTCTGTCCGGCTACATGAGATGAGTAAT AGGACAAATATCCCAGGAGGCCCCCCACTCGTTCCATTGGCCAATGGTAGCATTCCACCTCCACCACCTGGTCTGGCTGGCAttcctcctccaccacctccagGTGGAGCACCGCCGCCACCACCCCCTCCACCCGGCGGACCACCACCTCCACCAGGCCTGCCCGGCTTTGGTGCTCCTCCCCTACCTGGTGAACTTCTGGGCTCCACGCTTAAGAAAAAGAACATCCCTCAGCCGTCCAATCCGCTCAAATCTTTCAACTGGACCAAACTCAGTGAA AATAAACTGGAAGGAACTGTGTGGCTGGACCTGGACGACCTCAAAGTTTTCAAACAGTTGGACTTGGAGGATATTGAGAAAACATTCTCTGCTTACCAGAGACAGCAG GACTCTCTGTTGAATATCTTTAGACGG AAAGAATCAGAGGATGACACGGTCACTTCTAAAAAGGTCAGAGAATTGTCTGTCATCGATGGACGGCGTGCACAAAACTGCAACATTCTTCTTTCCAA GTTAAAACTCTCCAACGAGGAGATCAAGAGAGCCATACTGACCATGGATGAGCAGGAAGACCTACCTAAGGATATGCTGGAGCAG CTGTTGAAGTTTGTGCCAGAAAAAAGTGACGTGGACCTTCTGGAGGAACACAAACATGAGTTGGAGCGGATGGCGAAGGCAGATCGCTTCCTTTATGAGATGAGCAG AATCGACCACTACCAGCAAAGACTGCAGTCTCTTTACTTCAAAAAGAAGTTTGCAGAAAGAATAGCAGAAATCAAGCCCAAAGTTGAAG CTCTCAGTAAAGCCTCTAAGGAGGTTCTTCAGAGCAAGAATCTTCGACAGCTTCTGGAGGTGGTGCTGGCCTTCGGTAACTACATGAACAAAGGCCAGAGGGGCAGTGCCTATGGCTTCAGAGTGTCCTCTCTCAACAAGATCGCTGACACCAAGTCCAGCATCGACAA GAACGTCACTCTGCTGCACTACCTGATAACCATTCTTGAGCAGAAGTACCCTAAAGTCAGCCTGATTCACGAGGATCTGCATGACGTGCCAGTAGCAGCCAAAGTCAA CATGACTGAACTGGAGAAAGAAATTAACAATCTGCGCACTGGCCTAAAAAGCGTGGAGACG GAGCTGGAGTACCAGAAGAGTCAGCCTCAGACCTACGGCGATAAGTTTGTGTCTGTTGTGAGTCAGTTCATCACTGTGGCTGGTTTCAGTTTCTCTGAGGCGGAAGACTCACTTCAGGATGCCAAGGATTTG TTTGAGAAGGCTGTGAAGCACTTCGGTGAGGACGCCACACGCATGCAGCCTGATGAGTTCTTCGGCATCTTTGATCAGTTCCTACAGGCCTTCAGTGAAGCTAAACAGGACAATGAGAACATGCGACGACGCAAGGAGGAGGAAGAGCGCAGGGCCCGCATGGAGGCGCAG CTCAAGGAACAGCGTGAGAAGGAAAGAAAAGCCCGGAAGGCAAAAGAGAACTGCGAGGAGGATGGAGAATTCGACGATCTGGTGTCCGCACTCCGATCCGGGGAGGTGTTTGACAAAGACCTGTCGAAGATGAAACACAACCGCAAGCGTCCCGTCAAGCAGAGCgcagagagcagcagagagaggCCCATCACCAAACTCAACTTCTGA
- the LOC109060370 gene encoding disheveled-associated activator of morphogenesis 1-like isoform X2 → MMAPRKRGGRGLSFLCCCLKKSNHPEITYRLRHDSNFTLQTMEPTLPIPPTEELDAMFTELVDELDLTEKHREAMFALPAEKKWQIYCSKKKEQEENKGATSWPEFYIDQINSMAARKSLLALEKEDEEERNKTIESLKTALRTQPMRFVTRFIDLDGLTCILNFLKTMDYETTESQIHTSLIGCIKALMNNSQGRAHVLAHSESINIIAQSLATENIKTKVAVLEIMGAVCLVPGGHKKILEAMLHYQKFACERTRFQTLLNDLDKSTGRYRDEVNLKTAIMSFINAVLSQGAGETSLEFRIHLRYEFLMLGIQPVIDKLRSHENSTLDRHLDFFEMLRNEDELALAKRFENVHIDTKSATQVFDLIRKRINHTDAFPHFMSVLQHCLHMPYKRNGNTVQYWLLLDRIVQQIVLQNDKGHDPDVAPLENFDVKNVVRMLVNENEVKQWKEQAEKMRKEHNELQQKLEKKERECDAKALEKEEMMQTLNKMKEKLEKESSEHKLVKQQVADLSVRLHEMSNRTNIPGGPPLVPLANGSIPPPPPGLAGIPPPPPPGGAPPPPPPPPGGPPPPPGLPGFGAPPLPGELLGSTLKKKNIPQPSNPLKSFNWTKLSENKLEGTVWLDLDDLKVFKQLDLEDIEKTFSAYQRQQKESEDDTVTSKKVRELSVIDGRRAQNCNILLSKLKLSNEEIKRAILTMDEQEDLPKDMLEQLLKFVPEKSDVDLLEEHKHELERMAKADRFLYEMSRIDHYQQRLQSLYFKKKFAERIAEIKPKVEALSKASKEVLQSKNLRQLLEVVLAFGNYMNKGQRGSAYGFRVSSLNKIADTKSSIDKNVTLLHYLITILEQKYPKVSLIHEDLHDVPVAAKVNMTELEKEINNLRTGLKSVETELEYQKSQPQTYGDKFVSVVSQFITVAGFSFSEAEDSLQDAKDLFEKAVKHFGEDATRMQPDEFFGIFDQFLQAFSEAKQDNENMRRRKEEEERRARMEAQLKEQREKERKARKAKENCEEDGEFDDLVSALRSGEVFDKDLSKMKHNRKRPVKQSAESSRERPITKLNF, encoded by the exons ATGATGGCCCCACGTAAGCGAGGAGGGCGGGGCCTGTCATTCCTCTGTTGCTGTCTAAAGAAGAGTAACCATCCTGAGATCACCTACCGCCTCCGTCATGACAGCAACTTCACACTGCAAACCATGGAGCCCACCCTGCCCATCCCCCCCACCGAGGAACTGGATGCCATGTTCACTGAACTGGTG GATGAGCTGGATCTCACAGAAAAACATAGAGAGGCCATGTTTGCCCTTCCTGCCGAGAAGAAATGGCAAATCTACTGTAGCAAGAAAAAG GAACAGGAAGAGAATAAGGGGGCGACCAGCTGGCCTGAATTCTACATCGATCAGATCAATTCTATGGCTGCT AGGAAGTCCCTGCTGGCCCTAGAgaaggaggatgaggaggagaggaATAAGACCATAGAGAGCTTGAAAACTGCTCTCCGCACACAGCCAATGAG GTTTGTGACACGCTTCATAGATCTTGATGGACTGACGTGCATCTTGAACTTCCTGAAAACGATGGACTACGAGACCACCGAATCTCAGATCCACACCTCGCTGATCGGCTGCATTAAAGCCCTGATGAACAACTCTCAGGGACGTGCCCATGTGCTCGCACATTCAGAAAGCATCAACATCATCGCTCAGAGCTTGGCCACCGAGAACATCAAGACCAAAGTGGCTGTCCTGGAGATCATGGGTGCTGTTTGCTTGGTGCCCGGAGGACACAAGAAAATCCTAGAAGCCATGTTGCACTATCAGAAGTTTGCCTGCGAACGGACTCGATTTCAG ACCCTTCTAAATGACTTGGACAAGAGTACGGGCCGCTACAGAGATGAGGTGAACCTCAAGACGGCAATCATGTCCTTCATCAACGCGGTCCTCAGTCAAGGAGCAGGGGAG ACCAGTTTGGAGTTCAGAATTCATTTGCGGTATGAATTTCTAATGCTGGGCATCCAACCAGTGATTGATAAATTACGGTCCCATGAAAACTCCACGTTAGATCG GCATTTGGACTTCTTTGAGATGCTCCGAAATGAAGATGAATTAGCCCTCGCTAAGCGGTTTGAAAAT GTTCATATAGACACTAAAAGTGCTACTCAGGTGTTCGATCTCATCCGAAAGAGGATAAACCACACGGACGCCTTCCCGCACTTTATGTCCGTCTTACAGCACTGTCTTCATATGCCTT ACAAAAGAAATGGAAATACTGTGCAGTACTGGCTCCTCCTCGACCGAATTGTCCAGCAGATTGTCCTACAGAACGACAAGGGTCATGACCCCGATGTGGCTCCCCTTGAGAACTTCGACGTGAAGAACGTAGTGCGAAT GTTGGTAAACGAGAACGAGGTGAAACAATGGAAAGAGCAAGCGGAAAAAATGAGAAAAG AACATAATGAACTTCAGCAGAAGCTGGAGAAGAAAGAAAGGGAGTGTGATGCAAAAGCCCTAGAGAAGGAAGAAATGATGCAAACTCTCAATAAGATGAAAGAGAAGCTGGAGAAGGAAAGCAGTGAACATAAGCTTGTTAAGCAGCAAGTTGCTGACCTTTCTGTCCGGCTACATGAGATGAGTAAT AGGACAAATATCCCAGGAGGCCCCCCACTCGTTCCATTGGCCAATGGTAGCATTCCACCTCCACCACCTGGTCTGGCTGGCAttcctcctccaccacctccagGTGGAGCACCGCCGCCACCACCCCCTCCACCCGGCGGACCACCACCTCCACCAGGCCTGCCCGGCTTTGGTGCTCCTCCCCTACCTGGTGAACTTCTGGGCTCCACGCTTAAGAAAAAGAACATCCCTCAGCCGTCCAATCCGCTCAAATCTTTCAACTGGACCAAACTCAGTGAA AATAAACTGGAAGGAACTGTGTGGCTGGACCTGGACGACCTCAAAGTTTTCAAACAGTTGGACTTGGAGGATATTGAGAAAACATTCTCTGCTTACCAGAGACAGCAG AAAGAATCAGAGGATGACACGGTCACTTCTAAAAAGGTCAGAGAATTGTCTGTCATCGATGGACGGCGTGCACAAAACTGCAACATTCTTCTTTCCAA GTTAAAACTCTCCAACGAGGAGATCAAGAGAGCCATACTGACCATGGATGAGCAGGAAGACCTACCTAAGGATATGCTGGAGCAG CTGTTGAAGTTTGTGCCAGAAAAAAGTGACGTGGACCTTCTGGAGGAACACAAACATGAGTTGGAGCGGATGGCGAAGGCAGATCGCTTCCTTTATGAGATGAGCAG AATCGACCACTACCAGCAAAGACTGCAGTCTCTTTACTTCAAAAAGAAGTTTGCAGAAAGAATAGCAGAAATCAAGCCCAAAGTTGAAG CTCTCAGTAAAGCCTCTAAGGAGGTTCTTCAGAGCAAGAATCTTCGACAGCTTCTGGAGGTGGTGCTGGCCTTCGGTAACTACATGAACAAAGGCCAGAGGGGCAGTGCCTATGGCTTCAGAGTGTCCTCTCTCAACAAGATCGCTGACACCAAGTCCAGCATCGACAA GAACGTCACTCTGCTGCACTACCTGATAACCATTCTTGAGCAGAAGTACCCTAAAGTCAGCCTGATTCACGAGGATCTGCATGACGTGCCAGTAGCAGCCAAAGTCAA CATGACTGAACTGGAGAAAGAAATTAACAATCTGCGCACTGGCCTAAAAAGCGTGGAGACG GAGCTGGAGTACCAGAAGAGTCAGCCTCAGACCTACGGCGATAAGTTTGTGTCTGTTGTGAGTCAGTTCATCACTGTGGCTGGTTTCAGTTTCTCTGAGGCGGAAGACTCACTTCAGGATGCCAAGGATTTG TTTGAGAAGGCTGTGAAGCACTTCGGTGAGGACGCCACACGCATGCAGCCTGATGAGTTCTTCGGCATCTTTGATCAGTTCCTACAGGCCTTCAGTGAAGCTAAACAGGACAATGAGAACATGCGACGACGCAAGGAGGAGGAAGAGCGCAGGGCCCGCATGGAGGCGCAG CTCAAGGAACAGCGTGAGAAGGAAAGAAAAGCCCGGAAGGCAAAAGAGAACTGCGAGGAGGATGGAGAATTCGACGATCTGGTGTCCGCACTCCGATCCGGGGAGGTGTTTGACAAAGACCTGTCGAAGATGAAACACAACCGCAAGCGTCCCGTCAAGCAGAGCgcagagagcagcagagagaggCCCATCACCAAACTCAACTTCTGA